CCAGCGATTCAACAACAGATTCAACTCCGTTATGTCCGGCGCTAGATCCATTGAATGTGATCCTAATTTTGCCAAAATCCAGATCCAATTCATCGTGAACAACCAAAACGTCTTTAGCCTCGATCTTAAAATAATCAGCAGCTGCCTTTACGGCTTCACCCGATTTATTCATAAATGTTGATGGTTTGATAATTACAAAATCAGAAGATTTGGCATAGTAGCAAATAAAATCGCGGCTGTAGCGCCACGAAAGAGCGTTTATGATCGCAAACATGTCGACAACTATAAAACCCAAACTATGTCGATTGTTTTTGAATTTTTCGCCCGGATTACCCAGACCCACGATTAATTTCATGTTGAAAGTTATTGAAACTACAGAAGTATCACTTTACCTGTCTTTCGGCAAAATCTCCTGCCCAAGGCCACTTGTAGATTTGACCTTGATAAGCTTTGATCATCGAAACTATC
This sequence is a window from Candidatus Curtissbacteria bacterium. Protein-coding genes within it:
- the pth gene encoding aminoacyl-tRNA hydrolase — protein: MKLIVGLGNPGEKFKNNRHSLGFIVVDMFAIINALSWRYSRDFICYYAKSSDFVIIKPSTFMNKSGEAVKAAADYFKIEAKDVLVVHDELDLDFGKIRITFNGSSAGHNGVESVVESLGTLDFSRLRIGIGHPRDIEGGPREPSDYVLSDFTTDEKKKLSEVITRADGAVQSFISEGVNATMNQFN